The window AATTTGTTGTGTCATAATTCTTCCTCCGAAGCAAGAAAGCGCCGCCAAGCTTCATCGAATACCTCCATGCTCATTAAATAAGTTGCATTTTCTTCTAAATATTTTGAGATTTCATCAAAATTCTGTGACTGTTTAGGGAATTCTGAATCAAAAAAAGCTGCGTTGGCAAATTCTTGGACTTCGTCCGCATTTTCTGGTTTTCTCTGCGTCATTAACCACTCGTAAAAACCCCGACTTCTCATTTTAAACCACCTTGAAAAATTATTTTGTTTTCGGGAAGATTAATCGTTTTAGCTTTAAAAGCTAATAAATTACCTGTTTTCATTTTTGCTAGATTTATCGATATATCCTTTTTCGACGGATCGATACCAATAAAGCTCGGTAGACTTGTTGTTGCTTTGATATAACTCATTACCGTCCCAATCGGCAGTGGCATAGAACCAGCCACCAATTTTTTAGCTTCTAGTAAAACGTTACCGTTCTTTGTAACGCTCGGATCGAAAGCTACGCCTACATTAAGTTTGGATCCAAGAAATTTTATATCACCGTATACATAAACCTGTTTGGAATCGGCTGAAATTGATAAGTTTTTTATCTTTTGCTCCTTAAGGAATTTAGCTGAAATTGCATTCACTTGTTTTCTAGTTAATACAACATTAAAAGTTGCATCGCTATCACGAATTGATGAATGGGAATCTGTCGATTGATAGCTGTCACTGAAAAGAGCTAAAAATACAGCAAAAATCGTTATTAAAATAATCGCAAATAACGACCAAAATGCCCAAAACCATTTATTTTTTTTAATCTTTATTTTTTTTGCCATGTATTATTATTATTTATTGCCTTAAATAGTTCTTTTGCCATATAATCGTAACCTAAATTATTGGGATGAAAATGATCAGCCTGAGAAATATAATCATTCTTTATTTTAATGCTTCCAGACAAAACTGATTTTTGAGTCTTATTGCCGACTTTACCATTTGCAATGAGATCCTCGGCAGTTAGTTTGCTTATTTCTTCGCTCGTCTGATACTGCCCATAGGTTAATTGACGAAAAATCGATACATAAAATCCATTAGACTGCTGTTTGACTAATTTTTCATTAATTGCATTGTAAAGTTTTACATCTTGATTGATGTCTGTTCGACTTGCCATATTAACAAAAGTTGGATTGTAATTGCCGAAAATAAAAAGTGACGATTTACTCTTTCTTAAGTTGGCAACTCCTTTCAATAAATTGTTCAGAGAAGTTTTATATTTAGTACTGCTTTTTTTCACTGAATTTGTTAAACTGGTTGAACTTTTCGTATCAACATTTTTTAACAGTTCCTGTCTTAAATCATTTCCTCCAACTGTCATTATTATTAAATCGGCTTTTTTTAACAATTGCTGTTGTTTCGTTGATTGATTGATTCGCTTTAAAATTTGATCGGAACGATCACCTGGTTTTCCGAAATCATATGAAGAAAATTTATATTGGGGATAAGTTTTTTTTAGAAGCTTCATTACGCGTCCCGTATATCCATGTTCTCCAGCGGTATCACCAACACCAAAAGTTAACGAATCACCTAAAAAAACAACTGTAATGCTGCGACTAGTTGCCTGTTTTGCATCGTTACTACTTTTAGGCGTTAAAAAAACGATTGAAACTATAAAAACACCAATAAAACCAAGGATTATAGCCGTCAAAATTTTTAGAAAAGCCTTCATAATTATTCACCGTAATACAAAATACAAAGCGTGCCAATTCCAGTATGAGTCGCAACAATTGGCGAAGTACTAAATGTAATAATCGGAGTATTAGGAAAAAGTTTCCTTAAACGATTTGAAAGTTCTTCAGCCTCTGTATCGGCATCAACATGCGAAACCCCAATTGAGTATATTTTCTTTAACTTTTGCATTCCGTCAATGACCTGATCATAAAACTTACCAATTGATTTTTCACCGCGACCTTTGGAAATTGTTTTAATCGAATCATCAATAAATTCAAGACCGACTTTAATGTTCAACAGGGAGCCAACCAGACCAGAGGCACGACTAATTCTTCCTCCGGCGATTAAATTTTTTAAGGACTCAAGGCTGAGAAAAATTTTCGTCTGATCTTTAATTTTTGTTAGAAGAGATATTATTTCTTCAATAGTTTTGCCTTCTTCGGCCATTCTTGCTGCCGCTAATACTTGAAAAGAAAGACCACGATCAATTGAATGTGAATCAACAAAAATAACTTTTCCATTAAAATCTTTTGCTACAGTTGCAGCCGTCTGCCCTGTTCCGGATAAACCACCGCTAAGATGAATACTGAGAATTTGAGCCTTTGGATTTTCCCTTAAAATACCTTCGTAAGTATCATAAAAATTTATTACCGCCGGCTGGCTCGAAGTAGGAAGCTTTTTAGTAATTTCCATTTTTTTAAAAAATTCATTACGAGATATATCAACGCCGTCTAAATAATTATGATCGTTAATTGAAACCTGTAATGGAACAACACCAATATCATATTTTTTAATTTCTTCGTCCGTGAGGGCAGCTGAAGAATCGGTAACAATTTTAATTATTGACATAATTAAAATTATACTTGATCGTTTTTATTTTTCCTCTCATAAGTCAAAAAATCAAAGGAATAGGTGTGCTTCTGGTCCTGAATATGATGTCGTTGAGAGATTAAATTAAAAGATTCTTCACTAAAATCTGGCGCAAATGTATCTCCTTTAATATTAGCGTCTATTAAAGTAATCAATAATCGGTCCGCCATACTCATAAAACTTTTGTAAACACTCGCCCCACCAATTACGTAAAGTGGTAATTGTTTTTCCTTTGCAATGTCGACAGCTTCCCTTGGAGAATGAGCAATCCTTACTTTTGGATTGTCGCTTTTAAAAGCCATATTAGAAGTTAAAATAATGTTTAAACGTTTTGGCAATGCTCTTGAGCCAAAGGATTGATAGGTTTTACGGCCCATCACAATTGCCTTATTTTGAGTCTCTTGGCGAAAAAAATTTAAATCGTCTGGTAAAGACCATGGCAAACTATTGTTGTTACCAATCACATTATTTTTTGACTGTGCCCATATCAATGTAATCATTCTCTGCCTCCGTTATTAATCTTTGCTTGTTATTATTAATTTTTCCGAGAACAACTTTTTCTTTTAAATCTTCAATAATTTTTCCGTAAGCCGGACCGATCGGTATCCCGATATTTTTTAAATCCATGCCACTAATCTTGAGTTCCGAAACATTATGAATTGCTAAATTATCATAATCAGTTAATAACTCATCCTTATCAGTTCTTTCAATTGCTGTCAGAGCGATTGATATTTCTGGACCTATATCGAATAAATCAAGATTGTTCGGTTGATCTTTTTTTAAAAAATTAATCGATTTGAAAATTTGTTTTTTTAATTGGTTACTCATTTTCCAACTGTTGAGATATTTTGTTAAATTAGAACTTTTTAAATCACTAAAAAAAATGAATCTGGTCCAATTAATTGCGTCATTTGATGATTGAATTCCAGAATAACACTTAAACAAATTAAACTGATCTTTAATCAATTTATGTCCAGGCAGAAAATCAACAATTCCTAAATCATACATTTGTTTCAGGGACCTTGTCGGATTTTTACCGGCTAACAATTTTGAAAACTCAACAAATATTCTTTCCGTGGCAATATCCCTTAGATTTGCTTCAATTTTTTGACTTGCTTTCAGGGTTTCTTCTTCAATCTTAAAATCAAGTTGACTGGAAAAACGGAAGGCACGAAGAATTCTTAAGGCATCCTCTGAAAAACGTTGTTTTGCTTCACCAACCGTTCTAATGATTTGCTTTTTTATATCGTCAAGACCTGAAAAATAATCAAAAAGTTCTCCTGCCCGATTCATTGCAAAAGCGTTTATTGTAAAATCTCGTCGTGATAAATCCTCTTTTAGATTTTTTGTGAAGGATACGTTTTTCGGATGACGATTATCTAAATACTTACCATCGATACGAAAAGTTGTGACTTCATAATTTTTTCCGTTTAGAAAAACTAAGTCGGTTCCGTGCTTTTCGCCAGCATAATTATCGGCTGTTTTAAAAATTTTTTTCATTTCGGTTGGCAAAGCATCGGTTGTGATATCAACATCGTGAATAGGTCTTCCAAGAATTGAGTCACGGACCGACCCGCCGACAAAGTAAGCTTGATAACCAAATTTTTCCAAACAATCAAGCACAGGAATCGCTTCTTTAAATTCTTTTGTTAATCTAATTATCATTAAATTAAATAACTTTCCATTTCAAAGTCTTCCGGAACAATCCGTAAATACTTTTTTAAATAATTCTGAGCTGTATCAATGTTAGTGTTTTTAAAAACAAAAAAGGCATCTTTGAGAAAAGACGGTTCTTTAGAAAAATATTCGTCAACTTGTTCAAAGGCATTCTCCGCCTGCTTTTGTTGATCGGAATTAAAATAAGCAAGACCCAAATACCAAAAATAATGCTGATCAATTTCATCATCTTCAATATGCTCATTGATCAAATTAATGGCTTGGCTATATTCTTTTTCCTGAAGAAAATTATATGCAAGCAAACTAATTGCGTTAGTCTGTGATGGATCTTTTTCGCTAATAAAATTGAGTTCCTTGTTCGAACTTACATAATCGCCAAGATTGCTTTGGAGCAATGCTAATTTAAAACGAGTAAGTAGATTAAAAGGATCGAAACTCTTTGCTAACTGAAGAGTGCGAAGTTGTTCCTTGGAATTTCCTTGTTTTTCATAAATAGAAGCTAAATTCAAATAATCGTCAAGCTCTGCTTCTTGATTATCGATATTTTCTTCGATCAACTGCTGAGATTTTTCACGATCGCCCGACTGAAGATAAGCCTGTGCCAGACTGCTAATTTCTTTTCCGGACAAATTTTTTAGTCCAACTTTTTGAAACTCGGCAATTGATTCTTCAAATTCTCCATTTGAAGCAAGAGCCATTGCTAAACGAGCATGCAAATTTATTTGATTAATCGATTCGTGTCCTTGGTTAAGCAAGTAATCGTAAAGTTGAGCTGATTTGCCATTCTCTCCTTCAGCATCATAAAATTCTGCTAATGCAAAGCGAATAATTGGATCGTCACTAATATTTTGCAAATCAAGTAAAACTCCTTCAGCTGATTCTGCCAAGCCCTCGGATTCATACAAATCTGCCTTAACAATTTGAGCTGACAAATATAAGGGGGCTTTTTGCTCTATCTTATCCAAGCAATTAAGGGATTGATCATCATTTCCTTCATCGAGATATATTTCAGCAAGATCGAGATTAATCTGGTCATTTGTATCATCTTTTTCATTCAAATGTTCCAGTATACCTTTGGCATCATCAATAAAGCCCTGTATAATTAACGATTCTGCTAAATTAATTAATTCATTTTCAGAATCACTGACAATTGCTTTATTTATCAGGTCTTGATTATTAAATTTCGAATCAGCAATATTTTGTAAGATTTGTTTCGAGTAATTAACCATAAATCAATTCTAATAAAAAACCAGTCGATTGACTGGTTTGAAGATGATTACTTAACAGTGTCCTTTAAGGCCTTGCCAGGTTTAAAAGCCGGAACTTTCGATGCAGGGATTTTAATCTCAGCACCAGTTTGTGGATTACGGCCTGTGCGAGCTGCGCGATCACGAACTTCAAAGTTACCAAAGCCAATCAACTGAACTTTTTCGCCTTTTTTCAAATAACTTGCAATTGAATCAAAGACTGCGTCAACTGCAGCCGTTGCATCTTTTTTGGTTAGATCAGTTGCCTTTGCAACTGAATCAACTAGTTCTTGCTTATTTGCCATTAATTTCTCCTGTTTATTATTTTTGTAAAATTCACGGCTACCATGCATTTCACTAATAAAAATTTAACACAAAATGACCATGAAAAGTTAAAAAGATGCCTCAAAAGCCTGTCATAGCGCTAATTGTAACCTGTTTGTCACAGAAAAAGCGAAAATTTAGCCAGCTATTTCCTTGCACGAATTCTTAAGCGAATCGGTGTTCCGGCAAAATCAAAATTTTCACGAATCTGATTTTCCAAATATCTTTGATAACTAAAGTGCATTAACTCAGGATCGTTAACGAAAATAGCAAAAGTTGGTGGTGCAACGGCCACTTCGGTTGCATAGTATACTCGCAAGCGTTTTCCATTTTTTGTCGGTGTTGGATGAAGTGCAATCGCGTCAAGAATCGTTTGATTAAGAATCGAAGATTGGATCCTCATTTTATGATTATTATCAACTTTAATAACCATTTCAGGAATTTGGTTAAGTCTTTGGTTTGTTTTAGCAGAAACGAACATAATCGGTGCATAGTCCAAAAACTTAAATTCTTCCCGAATCTGTTCTGTAAACTGTTTCATAGAATAATTATCTTTTTCAATGGCATCCCACTTATTGACGACAATTACGACGGCCCGCCCTTCTTCAGTTGCAAGACCGGCAATATGTTTATCTTGATCTTGGATTCCGGTTGAAGCATCAATTACGACTAAGATCACATCAGCATTTTCAATTGCCATTTGAGCCCTCAAAACAGCATATTTTTCGGTACTCTCAATTACTTTTCCAGATTTCCTGATTCCAGCAGTGTCAGTGATCGTGAAAATGCGTCCCTGATTATCTTCGAATTGTGAATCAACCGTATCACGTGTCGTTCCTTGAACGTTGCTAACAATTGAACGATTTTGTTTGATCAAAGAATTAAAAATTGATGATTTTCCAACATTTGGGCGACCAATAATCGCAATTTTAATTTGGTCTTCCTGGTCCTGATCAATCGTCTCAACATTAACTTCATTTTTGAAAACATCAACGATCTCGTCTAAAAGGTCACCGACCCCATTACCATGAACAGCAGAAATTGGATAAGGATCACCAAAACCGAGTGAATAAAAATCATAGATTAAATCATGTTGTTCGATATTATCCAAGTGATTTACAGCTAAATAAATTGGTTGTTTTGATTGATAAAGAACTTTCGCAACCAATTGATCATCTTTCGTAATACCATTGTGGCCATCAACAACAAAAATAATCGCATCAGCTTCTTTAATTGCTAATTCGGCCTGTTCCTTAATTTCTTTAATAAAAACATCATTTGATGCCGATATTCCGCCAGTATCGATAACGGAAAACTTGCTTCCATTCCATTCCGCTTTTTCATATAGACGATCGCGGGTAACACCGGATAAATTATTCACGATTGCCTTTCTTGTACCAACAATTCGATTAAATAAAGTTGATTTCCCAACATTCGGTCTTCCAACTATTGCAATTGTATATTTTTTACTCATCTTTATAAGCATACAGAAAACACGCGATCATGCGCGTGTTTTGACAATTTCCAAAATTTTATTAACGACTTGATCAATCGACAATTCACTCGTGTCAATTTCGACCGCATCATCCGCTTTTCTTAAAGGACTGATCAAACGATGAGAGTCCTTATAATCTCGAGCAATGATTTCCTTTTTTATATCGTCCAAAGTGGCAGTGCTACCTTGGGCTTTATTCTCTTTAAAACGACGAATTGCTCTCTGATTCACACTAGCAATTAAAAATATTTTGGCTTCAGCGTTTGGCAACACAGTTGTACCAATATCACGTCCATCCATAACAACTGAGGAATTCTCAGTCATTTGTCTTTGCCTTTCAGTCATTTCATCACGAACTTTTTGATATGAAGATACCAGTGAAACATTGTTGGTTATTTCTTTAGATCTTATTGCCTCAGTGACATCCTGGCCATTGAGAATGACCCTCTGGACGGGGTCTGCTGGAATAAAATTCAAAGAAATTAGAGGAACTTTTTCAGATATTTCTTGCTCGTCTTCATAATCTATTTGATTTATTTTTGCATAAAGTGTCACTGCTCTGTACATTGCACCGGTATCTACATAAACAAAATTAAATTTTTTTGCAACGATTTTTGCAACTGTGGATTTACCTGACCCGGCAGGTCCGTCAATAGCAACCTGCATGCTAATTTCCGTTAACCTTTAGCACTTGTCCCGGAAGAAGAGTTGATCCAGAAGTCAAACCATTCAATTCATAAAGCTCCTCGACAGTTAAACCATAAAGGGATGCAATATGATACGCACTATCACCAGATTGAACTGTGTAAGTCGTTGCCGTGGAAGAAGAACTGGTTGTAGCACTACTGCTTTCTGCTACTGAACTAGAAGATTCTGCAGCCGCAATTGACGAAGAATCAGCAGCTGCTGCCGCAGATGAAGATGCATCCGTAGAACTACTCTGGCTGCTGCTTGCAGTACTGCTTGATGATACTGCCGATGAACTACTTTTCTTAGTAATCGACGCTTTTGAACTTGCAACACTTTTACTACTGTCACCCTTCTTGGCAATTGAACCAATCGTAGGAATTGCCAGCAAAATTACGAGCGTTGCAATAGCAAATGCAATAACCATCTTGCTATTAAGCTTAGTCAAAAAGCTAGTATTGTTTTTTTGGTTATTTGTTTTATCTTGTCTTGAATTAGCTTGATAATTGTTAGGATTATAATTATTTTTCGGTTTACCGAAATTACTCTGATCTTGATATTGTGCCTGGCTTTGTTGCTGAGGCTGATTAGAAGTAGAAGATTCCGGTTCCTGACTTGCTTGATTATATCGACTTGACGCAAAAAATGGTCCCGGTTGATCAGAAGAATTCTGTTGTCCTTGATCATTAAATTGCTGATAAAAACTTTGATTTTGTTCAGCTGAATTCTGACCAAAATTGAAATCCTGGCTATTATCAGCTCGATTGTTATTATTTCCTTGGTCTTGACGAGCTTGGTTGAAAGAATCAGAAGAATTCTGTTGTCCTTGATCATTAAATTGCTGATAAAAACTTTGATTTTGTTCAGCTGAATTCTGACCAAAATTGAAATCCTGGCTATTATCAGCTCGATTGTTATTATTTCCTTGGTCTTGACGAGCTTGGTTGAAAGAATCAGAAGAATTCTGTTGTCCTTGATCATTAAATTGCTGATAAAAACTTTGATTTTGTTCAGCTGAATTCTGACCAAAATTGAAATCCTGGCTATTATCAGCTCGATTGTTATTATTTCCTTGGTCTTGACGAGCTTGGTTGAAAGAATCAGAAGAATTCTGTTGTCCTTGATCATTAAATTGCTGATAAAAACTTTGATTTTGTTCAGCTGAATTCTGACCAAAATTGAAATCCTGGCTATTATCAGCTCGATTGTTATTATTTCCTTGGTCTTGACGAGCTTGGTTGAAAGAATCAGAAGAATTCTGTTGTCCTTGATCATTAAATTGCTGATAAAAACTTTGATTTTGTTCAGCTGAATTCTGACCAAAATTGAAATCCTGGCTATTATCAGCTCGATTGTTATTATTTCCTTGGTCTTGACGAGCTTGGTTGAAAGAATCAAAGGGCGAGGAAGAATTAAACGATTTAAAAAGATCATCTTCAGAAGCTGAATCTGCCGATTTAAAATTAAAAACATCATCCTGTTCTGAAGTTATTGAATTACTATTTGGATTAAAAGGCTGGTAAGCCCGTGTATCTTCAGAAGAATCAGAATTGCCACTACTTAAAGGCGGAAAAGGTGCCGAACTTGATTTTTTAGGATTTCTATCTTTATTGTCTTCGTTTGGATCATATGGTTGAAAGTCACTCATTTTTACCTCGTACAACAATTTATTCTATCATAGCCGCTTGGAGAAAAATTACCTAAAAGTTCGCTCAGCTTAGTTAATAAACGAGTTTTCTGATAGACCTTTAAAAAAATTATTAGCGTTTTTTAATTATCGTTTGATTTTTTCGATTTCTTTATCGGACAAAGAACGGTATTGTCCTTCTTTTAAGTTTCCAGTTGTTATTCCATCAAACATATCACGATTTAATTTAATCACTGGATGACCAATAAAATTCAGGATTTTTTTAATTTCATGGTTTTTGCCCTCTGCAATTGTAATCTCCATCAAACTTTCGTGACGTTTTTGATCGGTTTTTAAAACTCGAGCTGCCTGCGGAAAATAAATTTCTCCATCGAAACGCATAGGTTTGGTTAATTGATCAAGTTCGCTTTCATTAACGATTCCTTTGACCCACGCGCCATAGGTCCTTTTAATTCGATGTTTGGGATGAGTTAATTTTTGAGTTAATTCACCATCATTGGTTAACAACAAAACACCAGTCGTATCCTGATCTAATCGACCAACTGAAAAAATTCTCGTTTTCGTTTTAATGAGTTCAATAACGCTGGGCTGATTAGGATAGCTTCTGTTGGAAGAAACATAACCAGCCGGTTTATTTAAAAGATAATATTCAAAAATTTCCTCATTTATTTTCTTATCATTAACATAAACGACGTCATCAGAAGAAACCTTTTTTCCAAGTTTTGTGATCGTCTTACCATTGACTTTCACCTGACCATTGACAATCATTTCTTCTGCTTTTCTTCTGGAAGCCACCCCTGCTTGGGCAATTCTTTTTTGCAGTCTTTCTAATTGAGCCATTAATTTTTACTTTCTCTTTTTTTGTGTTTTTGAAACAATTCTATTTGATCATCATCGATATTATCTAAATTCTCAGGATCTGGTAATTCCGGCAAATCGTCAATTTTTTTTAATCCAAAATAATCGAGAAAAAAATTGGTTGTAGTATACAAAACTGGCCGGCCAACCTCGGCTTTTCTTCCAGATTCTTGAATAAGTTCTCTGGAAATAAGTCGAGAAATCGCTCCCGATGAATTAACTCCACGAATTTTATCAACCTCGATTCTTGTAACAGGTTGCTTGTAAGCGATTATTGTCAAAGTTTCCAAACTCGCTTTAGATAGGCTATTAGCGACCGGTGTTTGATAATATTTTTTTAAAAGTGATGCAAACGCACTTTTTGTTATTAAACGATAGACTTGATCATTCTCGATTAGCTTTATTGGATTTTGTCGATCTCGTTCCAATTGGTCAGACAAATGGTCCAAACTATCTTGTACTGCTGATCTATCGAAACCGGTTACTCTACTAATACTTTGAAGATCGATGCCATCGTCTCCAGCGACAAAAACCAAAGCAAACAATTGTGCCATTTGATCAAGATCAGGCATTCATTTCTCCTTTTATTAAAAATATTTGTTGTTCATCGTTTTGGCTAAGCAAAACAAAGTGATCTTTTGCTAATTCAAGAATCGCCAAAAAAGTAGTGATCATTTCATCATTGCTTGAAGATAATTTGAACAAATATTGGAATTTAACTTTTGAATCTATTTTCTTTTGATTAAAGAAAGTTTTTATCTCATTAATTTTGTCTGCAACTGAAAAATTTTCTTTTTCAATCATGCGTTTTTTTGGATGTAAATCGTTTTGCCGATTGGCAATTTCAAGAAAAGCTTCCTGCAAATCTTTTAAAGTTACACCGACCGACAAAGGTTTAATTTTAATATTTTCCGGAATTTTTGCAACCGGACGAGTAAAAGATAAGGAACGAGAATGCTCTAGCTTAGACATATCATTAGTAACAGCCTGATAACATTCATATTCTATCAGAGCATTGACCAATTCCGTTCTTGGATCGTCCTCTTCCTCTTCCTCTTCCTCTTGTTCATTTTTTACAGTTGGCAATAAAAAACGAGATTTTATTTTAATTAGCGTAGATGCCATGTATAAATATTCACCAGCTGAATCGAGTGAAGGACTTAATTGATCGTCAATAAAAGTCAAGAATTGGTCGGTAACTTTTGCAATCGGAAGATCAAAAATATCTAAT of the Oenococcus sp. UCMA 16435 genome contains:
- a CDS encoding DegV family protein translates to MSIIKIVTDSSAALTDEEIKKYDIGVVPLQVSINDHNYLDGVDISRNEFFKKMEITKKLPTSSQPAVINFYDTYEGILRENPKAQILSIHLSGGLSGTGQTAATVAKDFNGKVIFVDSHSIDRGLSFQVLAAARMAEEGKTIEEIISLLTKIKDQTKIFLSLESLKNLIAGGRISRASGLVGSLLNIKVGLEFIDDSIKTISKGRGEKSIGKFYDQVIDGMQKLKKIYSIGVSHVDADTEAEELSNRLRKLFPNTPIITFSTSPIVATHTGIGTLCILYYGE
- a CDS encoding HU family DNA-binding protein — translated: MANKQELVDSVAKATDLTKKDATAAVDAVFDSIASYLKKGEKVQLIGFGNFEVRDRAARTGRNPQTGAEIKIPASKVPAFKPGKALKDTVK
- a CDS encoding ribosome biogenesis GTPase Der → MSKKYTIAIVGRPNVGKSTLFNRIVGTRKAIVNNLSGVTRDRLYEKAEWNGSKFSVIDTGGISASNDVFIKEIKEQAELAIKEADAIIFVVDGHNGITKDDQLVAKVLYQSKQPIYLAVNHLDNIEQHDLIYDFYSLGFGDPYPISAVHGNGVGDLLDEIVDVFKNEVNVETIDQDQEDQIKIAIIGRPNVGKSSIFNSLIKQNRSIVSNVQGTTRDTVDSQFEDNQGRIFTITDTAGIRKSGKVIESTEKYAVLRAQMAIENADVILVVIDASTGIQDQDKHIAGLATEEGRAVVIVVNKWDAIEKDNYSMKQFTEQIREEFKFLDYAPIMFVSAKTNQRLNQIPEMVIKVDNNHKMRIQSSILNQTILDAIALHPTPTKNGKRLRVYYATEVAVAPPTFAIFVNDPELMHFSYQRYLENQIRENFDFAGTPIRLRIRARK
- a CDS encoding (d)CMP kinase; its protein translation is MQVAIDGPAGSGKSTVAKIVAKKFNFVYVDTGAMYRAVTLYAKINQIDYEDEQEISEKVPLISLNFIPADPVQRVILNGQDVTEAIRSKEITNNVSLVSSYQKVRDEMTERQRQMTENSSVVMDGRDIGTTVLPNAEAKIFLIASVNQRAIRRFKENKAQGSTATLDDIKKEIIARDYKDSHRLISPLRKADDAVEIDTSELSIDQVVNKILEIVKTRA
- a CDS encoding YozE family protein — protein: MRSRGFYEWLMTQRKPENADEVQEFANAAFFDSEFPKQSQNFDEISKYLEENATYLMSMEVFDEAWRRFLASEEEL
- a CDS encoding dihydrofolate reductase; its protein translation is MITLIWAQSKNNVIGNNNSLPWSLPDDLNFFRQETQNKAIVMGRKTYQSFGSRALPKRLNIILTSNMAFKSDNPKVRIAHSPREAVDIAKEKQLPLYVIGGASVYKSFMSMADRLLITLIDANIKGDTFAPDFSEESFNLISQRHHIQDQKHTYSFDFLTYERKNKNDQV
- a CDS encoding rRNA pseudouridine synthase, whose product is MAQLERLQKRIAQAGVASRRKAEEMIVNGQVKVNGKTITKLGKKVSSDDVVYVNDKKINEEIFEYYLLNKPAGYVSSNRSYPNQPSVIELIKTKTRIFSVGRLDQDTTGVLLLTNDGELTQKLTHPKHRIKRTYGAWVKGIVNESELDQLTKPMRFDGEIYFPQAARVLKTDQKRHESLMEITIAEGKNHEIKKILNFIGHPVIKLNRDMFDGITTGNLKEGQYRSLSDKEIEKIKR
- a CDS encoding tetratricopeptide repeat protein produces the protein MVNYSKQILQNIADSKFNNQDLINKAIVSDSENELINLAESLIIQGFIDDAKGILEHLNEKDDTNDQINLDLAEIYLDEGNDDQSLNCLDKIEQKAPLYLSAQIVKADLYESEGLAESAEGVLLDLQNISDDPIIRFALAEFYDAEGENGKSAQLYDYLLNQGHESINQINLHARLAMALASNGEFEESIAEFQKVGLKNLSGKEISSLAQAYLQSGDREKSQQLIEENIDNQEAELDDYLNLASIYEKQGNSKEQLRTLQLAKSFDPFNLLTRFKLALLQSNLGDYVSSNKELNFISEKDPSQTNAISLLAYNFLQEKEYSQAINLINEHIEDDEIDQHYFWYLGLAYFNSDQQKQAENAFEQVDEYFSKEPSFLKDAFFVFKNTNIDTAQNYLKKYLRIVPEDFEMESYLI
- a CDS encoding CCA tRNA nucleotidyltransferase, whose amino-acid sequence is MIIRLTKEFKEAIPVLDCLEKFGYQAYFVGGSVRDSILGRPIHDVDITTDALPTEMKKIFKTADNYAGEKHGTDLVFLNGKNYEVTTFRIDGKYLDNRHPKNVSFTKNLKEDLSRRDFTINAFAMNRAGELFDYFSGLDDIKKQIIRTVGEAKQRFSEDALRILRAFRFSSQLDFKIEEETLKASQKIEANLRDIATERIFVEFSKLLAGKNPTRSLKQMYDLGIVDFLPGHKLIKDQFNLFKCYSGIQSSNDAINWTRFIFFSDLKSSNLTKYLNSWKMSNQLKKQIFKSINFLKKDQPNNLDLFDIGPEISIALTAIERTDKDELLTDYDNLAIHNVSELKISGMDLKNIGIPIGPAYGKIIEDLKEKVVLGKINNNKQRLITEAENDYIDMGTVKK
- a CDS encoding lysophospholipase, with amino-acid sequence MKAFLKILTAIILGFIGVFIVSIVFLTPKSSNDAKQATSRSITVVFLGDSLTFGVGDTAGEHGYTGRVMKLLKKTYPQYKFSSYDFGKPGDRSDQILKRINQSTKQQQLLKKADLIIMTVGGNDLRQELLKNVDTKSSTSLTNSVKKSSTKYKTSLNNLLKGVANLRKSKSSLFIFGNYNPTFVNMASRTDINQDVKLYNAINEKLVKQQSNGFYVSIFRQLTYGQYQTSEEISKLTAEDLIANGKVGNKTQKSVLSGSIKIKNDYISQADHFHPNNLGYDYMAKELFKAINNNNTWQKK
- a CDS encoding LysM peptidoglycan-binding domain-containing protein, yielding MSDFQPYDPNEDNKDRNPKKSSSAPFPPLSSGNSDSSEDTRAYQPFNPNSNSITSEQDDVFNFKSADSASEDDLFKSFNSSSPFDSFNQARQDQGNNNNRADNSQDFNFGQNSAEQNQSFYQQFNDQGQQNSSDSFNQARQDQGNNNNRADNSQDFNFGQNSAEQNQSFYQQFNDQGQQNSSDSFNQARQDQGNNNNRADNSQDFNFGQNSAEQNQSFYQQFNDQGQQNSSDSFNQARQDQGNNNNRADNSQDFNFGQNSAEQNQSFYQQFNDQGQQNSSDSFNQARQDQGNNNNRADNSQDFNFGQNSAEQNQSFYQQFNDQGQQNSSDQPGPFFASSRYNQASQEPESSTSNQPQQQSQAQYQDQSNFGKPKNNYNPNNYQANSRQDKTNNQKNNTSFLTKLNSKMVIAFAIATLVILLAIPTIGSIAKKGDSSKSVASSKASITKKSSSSAVSSSSTASSSQSSSTDASSSAAAAADSSSIAAAESSSSVAESSSATTSSSSTATTYTVQSGDSAYHIASLYGLTVEELYELNGLTSGSTLLPGQVLKVNGN
- a CDS encoding YpmS family protein gives rise to the protein MAKKIKIKKNKWFWAFWSLFAIILITIFAVFLALFSDSYQSTDSHSSIRDSDATFNVVLTRKQVNAISAKFLKEQKIKNLSISADSKQVYVYGDIKFLGSKLNVGVAFDPSVTKNGNVLLEAKKLVAGSMPLPIGTVMSYIKATTSLPSFIGIDPSKKDISINLAKMKTGNLLAFKAKTINLPENKIIFQGGLK